The Erigeron canadensis isolate Cc75 chromosome 1, C_canadensis_v1, whole genome shotgun sequence genome segment ttatgatgttattAGTGTAATACAATCATTTTAAAGAACTAAGcccaaattttataatataatactttGCGGGAAGTTGGAAAAGAATAGTTGTTAAgagaatttaaatattaatgctTGTGTTTCACAATACCTTTCTGGATATCTCCCCCACAACTCACATATCAAATGATTTCCATGTGATATCATTCCTTTCAACTTCGAAAAAGGCTCTTTTTTTCCTTCTCATTTTCAGCTCCTATATCTCTTGTAATTCAAGTTATTTCCTGGCTTCTTTCACATTTATAGATACCCTTTTCTGAGTTATTTAAAACCCATGAACAGAGTTTTGTAATTCTTGTATATTTCATATTGGTTAAAAGCACtcaaaaaagattttctttgCATATTCAGGTAATTGTTTATACTAATGTGCTTTCTTTTATGTTACTATCATTGTTCATTACTATATCTCATATGTTCCATATATTTAGacccatatatacatatatcaattTTCATATTTGTTATATCACAACTCACAAATATTACGTGTGTTGATGATCTGTGTATGTAGCTTCCAAAGAGTTGACAATGGTTTTGTTTCAAGAATATTTCTAATTGCATGttctttgatttattatttgcaGGCTATCAAAGAATTGACTAACATTATTTCAAGTGTAATATCTTGTAGCATTTTCTGTTGTTCTCATAATGTTTTCATGTTATGGTTTCTGGAAGAAGAAatccaagaaagaaaacaagAGAATTACACTTAGCCAAAAAGTGAGTGTTTTATCAACTGAGATCAAAGACATAAGAGTTGATCATAATTCAGCTAATACTCTTAAAGGCCAAGATGATAAGTCCAATACTTTATGGGACAAATTCAGTGAAAAAGATAAGGATTCATACAAGATTTCAGAAAGAACGAGCGTTGAAAAGAATAATTTTGTTGATAATAGTAGTCGGTTAGAATCATTtaatcaagaagagatggataATCTTTATAGATCATCTTCACACCCTATGAGTGGGACGTCTCCTTTATCTGGTTTGCCTGAGTTTTCTCATCTTGGTTGGGGTCATTGGTTTACGTTAAGGGATCTTGAAGTAGCCACAAACAAATTTTCCAAGGACAACATTATTGGTGAAGGTGGTTATGGAATAGTATATCGTGGTCATCTTGTTAATGGCTCTCAAGTGGCAGTCAAAAAAATACTCAACAATGTGTAAGTATGTCAATTTTGATTAGGCCTTTTCAATTTAGATAAGCTGAGTGGTTGATCATATTACTTTATTATGATTGAAATACAGAGGACAAGCAGAGAAGGAATTCAGGGTAGAAGTTGAAGCAATTGGTCATGTTCGGCACAAAAACTTAGTTAGGCTTCTTGGTTATTGTATCGAAGGAACACATAGGTAATCATCTTCtgtattcttttttaaaatactaTTGCGAAAGCTACATTATAACAAGGGTAGGTAATTTTCCTTGATAAAGACAATTTAATGCATTTTGATTAAACTTTGGTTGACTTCTCAAACTGTTTGATATGTTCAAGCTATTCCACCAGTTTTCTTTATATAAGCATTTGAGCTTGACCCGTCTTGGACAGAGTAGACAAAAAAATAGGTCAAGATGTTCTTCAATAGTTTCTATCTTTGAAACtagatatatgttttgtttctAGGATGTTGGTTTATGAGTATGTGAACAATGGTAACTTAGAGCAATGGTTACATGGAGCTATGCGAGAGCATGGTTATCTTACTTGGGAAGCTCGCATGAAAGTTATCATGGGTACTGCTAAGGCGTAAGCAATCTATGTTATTTCTTGGGTCATATCTTCTATTTCTTATGTGTTAATTTCATCAATAGTCTTATGATACAATTGTTTGCAGGCTTTCATACTTGCACGAGGCTATTGAGCCAAAAGTGGTGCACCGAGATATCAAAGCTAGTAATATACTGATAGATGGTGAATTTAATGCTAAGCTATCTGACTTTGGACTGGCTAAGTTATTAGGTGCTGGGAAGAGTCATATTACAACCAGAGTAATGGGCACGTTTGGATACGTAGCTCCAGAATATGCAAACACAGGGCTTTTGAATGAAAAGAGCGATGTTTATAGTTTTGGAGTTTTGCTCTTGGAAGCAATCACGGGAAGGGATCCTGTAGATTATGGTCGTCCAGCAGAAGAGGTACATACGCATCGAACTTGGCAATTTTGATCCATTTTCTTATAAATGGTTGATTcaagtttatgtttttatatgtgACAAGTAGAAATCATAAAACAAAAGAGGGAGAAAAAAAGCTAAATGGAAATGAGTCAATCATGTCAATCCTTAGTTAAGAGTTACCTCGAGACGATGATCCATTTTTGGCTCATTGTAGCGGTCTAACTTAGCTTTGTCTATGGCCGGTTTTAGTCATTTCCCTGGCCACCCCTAAATTTTCCTAAGATAGGATTAGAACCTAAGACCTTTTGTGAGGAAACATGACTCGTTGCCACTAGCCCAACTTGGTGATGGTTGGTCTCTAAAACAAGTGTTGTTGATTGGAATTGCAGGTAAACCTGGTTGATTGGTTGAAAACTATGGTTGGAAATAGGCAGTCAGAAGAGGTTGTGGACCCTGACATTACTACGAAGCCATCTAGAAGTGCACTTAAACGGGCTCTTTTAACAGCTTTGAGGTGTGTGGATCCTCATTCAAACAAGAGACCAACCATGGGAGAAGTTGTTCGCATGCTTGAATCCGACGAGTACCAGTTAACTAGAGAGGTGACCTgtaaattacattattattagtaAGCATATTTGATCCACTAGTTGTTTATGCAAAAATGACCCTTTTAGAcccttaaaagttaaaactaggCCATTTTCTCTAGCTCATAACTTGTTGGCAAGCAGGTTAATTGGATATGTAAGTGTTTCTTGGTACTGACAATTAATTGGGAACAGGGGAAAAGACGGCTCAGGAGTCAAAGTAGTGTCGCCGAACCTGTGAACTCTGATGCCAAAAAGGTTATTGAATGAAAACTATCATTGGCGGGCTCTTGGACATAGACATACATGGACTCGTGTTATTCTATGAATGCAGTGGCTTTTCGTGTGCCATTGTGAGTTGAAGCTAGCAGAGGATGAACTACCATACGAAACAAAAGTAATTTTCATTGATTGTTtgtgattttaattttagtgTAGATTTTGatgtacatacatacatatatatggccGGTGTGAATGTGATCAATAAATCAATACTACCTTTACCACAAATCTACCGTTGGGGTGTTGAAATGAGGATGTATAAAACTATCAATGTAGAGGTCATAAAGTTGATAGTTGGGTAATGTGTTAAGAGTATTTGTAACGGACTCGATGTGGACGACTGGACGGTGTGGAAGGCCACGAAGCCGGTGTCGATTCGGCAAGACACAATACCTTGGTGTGGTGGTGTATGCTGACATGCTCTAAAACATGTTATGCTTTTAGAGAAAGCCCTTGTGTCACACACTACTCGTCAATATACACGAAACCACAATTCAAAGTAGCTGACacaattttttagtttaataaaaaaaaaaaaaaattgtaaaattgtaaaatatgatttgactaaaaaaaaaatgtgaaagaaaaccaataaaataaaataaggcTTATATATTACTCTATATCTAGAGGAGAAAATTCCGGTTGATAAATCTAGTAACACCAACAAAGAACTACACTTCATAAATAGCCTCATCGCCTCGGCTACTCTTGTTATATCATTCATTTCGGATCCGGAAACTAGATGAACTACTTTTTTACACAAGTAATAATGAATTAACTAACACATCAAAACTAATATGTCACACTTGTAAACTATTGCGACGTAATGTAATAAAATGGCAcgtttaacatatatatgtttctagGGATTGATAAAGGGGGCTGTTGCTTGTAAGTTCCGTGCGTTTTTAATAATGTGTTAATAGTATTAAAAG includes the following:
- the LOC122581766 gene encoding probable receptor-like protein kinase At5g18500 translates to MFSCYGFWKKKSKKENKRITLSQKVSVLSTEIKDIRVDHNSANTLKGQDDKSNTLWDKFSEKDKDSYKISERTSVEKNNFVDNSSRLESFNQEEMDNLYRSSSHPMSGTSPLSGLPEFSHLGWGHWFTLRDLEVATNKFSKDNIIGEGGYGIVYRGHLVNGSQVAVKKILNNVGQAEKEFRVEVEAIGHVRHKNLVRLLGYCIEGTHRMLVYEYVNNGNLEQWLHGAMREHGYLTWEARMKVIMGTAKALSYLHEAIEPKVVHRDIKASNILIDGEFNAKLSDFGLAKLLGAGKSHITTRVMGTFGYVAPEYANTGLLNEKSDVYSFGVLLLEAITGRDPVDYGRPAEEVNLVDWLKTMVGNRQSEEVVDPDITTKPSRSALKRALLTALRCVDPHSNKRPTMGEVVRMLESDEYQLTREGKRRLRSQSSVAEPVNSDAKKVIE